The genomic region GCTCATGAATCCGCCCGCTTCGCCAGCAGCCGGATCTCGCCTTCCGAGAGGATGCCCGCCCTGACCAGCAGGAGGGGGTACATCAGCGCCATGACGGCCGCGGCGGGAAGGAGCGGCACCTCGAGGGCGACGAGCGGCACCAGGATGAGGCCCGAAATGAAGAGGCTCTGCAGCGCCGCCGGGGGCGCGAAGCGGCTTTCGGGCCCGAGTTCGCGCCGGAGGCACAGCCAGAGCAGGGCCACCATGTACAGATCGGTAAGCACGGTGGCGATGCAGGCCCCCAGGCCCTGCCAGCGGGAGATGAGCATGACGGTGAGTGCCACGTTCACCAGCGCCGCGATCCCGGCGCAAACGGTGCGCCAGAGCTGGCGATCGCACGCGGTGAGCGCCGTGGCGAGCGAGTGGTTGAGAAAGCGGACGGGGATGACCAGCGCGAGCACCTGGAGCATCAGCACCGCCGGGCCGTATCCCGGGCCGTAGAGCACCGCGACGATCTGCGGGGCGAACAGCCCGACGAAGACCGCCAGGGGTATGCCCGCCGCGGTCACGATGCGCACGGCGAAGGAGGCGTAGCCGGCCACGCCGCCGCGCCCGTGGAGAGCGGAGGCGCTCATGCGCGGGAAGATCGCGGTGTTCAGCGAGACCGCCAGCAGCGTGAGCGGCACGACGAGCATCGAGGCGGCGCGATAGTGTCCGGCGTTGGCGCCGCCGACCAAGGCCGACAGCAACACGATGTCCGCCGAGACGTAGATGGTGGAGAAGACCAGGTTGAAGCCGAAGGGCAAGCCCTGGCGGAGCAAGCCGGCCTGCGTCCCCAGCGCCGGCGCGGGCGGATCGGCCTGCGGCGCGATGGCGCGGCGGTATGCCACGGAGCAGATGGCCAGGTTCAGGGCCTTGCAGGCCGCGAGGAGGGCGAAGAGCGCCGGGATGCTCGGCGGCTGCCAGGCGAGCCACAGGCCGGCCGCCAGGTAGGCCAGGCGGTCGACGGCGACCGCCAGGCTCTCGAATTCCATCCGTTCGAACGCGTAGAACGACGCCCGGACCACCTGCGTCGCCGCCGAGAGCGCCATCAGCAGGCCCGCGAGGAGCAGGGCCGGCAGCAGGGCGGCCGACCCGGCGATCAGGCCGATGCCGACCACGCACCCGGTGCCCAGGATCGATAGCGGCACCAGCGCTACCAGTCCGTTGACCACGAAATGGCGCGCACGCCGCCGATCGCGGGAGATCTCCCGCACGAGCAGGGTGCCCAGCCCGAGGTCGAACAGGAAGCTGCAAAGGCCGGCAATTCCGGTCACCAGGCCTGTCTGGCCGAACACGGTGGAGCCCCAGTGCCGGGCTAGCGCCGCGTTGACCACGATGCCGCATGCCAGCTCGAGCAGGCGCGAGAACATCTGGAGGGCGGTGTTGAGGGTGAGACGGTTGGGCATTCTTGCGGCGTCGGCTACCTTCCGAATGAGGGGGTCACTCCCGGGGCGAGCCCGGGGTTCCGTTCACCACGGGTAACTCCTGGCAGGTGCGCCCGGTCAGGCCAAAACGCCCGGAAATCTCCTGGCCGTTTGGATGGCCTCACCGGGGAGGCGAGGAGCTACGCTCGAGGCCTTCTGAGCAAGGAAGGAAGCCGACATGCGCCTGGCGATGGTCGCCCTGTCCTGCCCCGCCGGAGGGATGCTCCATTACTCCTCGCAACTGGCCAACGCCCTGTCCCGGGACACCGACCTCGCGTTCTACACGCCCTGGCAGCCGGATCTCGCGACCTACTTCGACCGGCGAATAGCCTTGCGGCGCATCGTGCCGCTAAACCGGGCGGGCGATCGCAAGGGCCTGCTGACACGGCAAGTCAATCCGTTCCTACATCTGGCCACCGCGCGGCAGATACTCCGCCACCAACCCGGCATCGTCCATCTCGTCACCGATCACCCGGCAAATAGCCTCGTGGTCCGGGCACTGCGCTTGCTGGGCCACCGCGCCGTGGTCCTGACCCACCACGACCCGGTACGGCATCCCGGCGAGACGTCGCGGCTCAAGGACGTCTTGACCGGCATGACGGTGGCGGCCGCCGATCGCGTCGTCGTGCACGGGGATACCCTGGCGCGGGATCTGGCCGCCCAGGGCGTCCCGAGCACCAAGGTGGTGGCCATTCCCCACGGCGACTACGGCTTCCTGCGGCGACATGCCAGCGGCGCGCCCGAGGAGCCCCTCATCCTCTGCTTCGGCCGGATCCTGCCGTACAAGGGCCTGGACGTCCTGTGCCGGGCCGAACGCCTGCTGGGAGACCAACTCGGCGAGTACCGGATCTGCATCGCCGGCGCGGGCGATCCGGCTTGCTTCGCGGGCGAAATCGGGCCGTCCGGCCGCGTGTCGGTGCGCGCGGAGTTCCTGCCCGACGCCGAGGTGGCGTCCCTCTTCGAGCGCGCGCGCCTGGTCGTGCTGCCCTACACCCAGGCGACGCAGTCGGGCGTCCTGGCGGTCGCCTTCGCCTTCGGCAAGCCGGCCATCGTCTCGGACGTCGGCGGCCTCCCCGAGGCCGTCGGCTACGGCCGGGCCGGTCGCATCGTCCCGGCCGGCGATCCCGCGGCTCTCGCGGCCGCCATCGCCGGTCTCTGGCACGATCCGGCCGCGCGCGCCGCGCTGGGTCAGGCCGGCCGGGAGCGCATCTCGGCCGAAATCGGCTGGCCCATCGTGGCCAGCCGCCACCTCGAGATGTACCGCGACCTGGGGAGCAAGGGGGCTTCGTCCACCTTGCCCGTTCGCGCCGCCCCGTCCGGCAGCTAAGGTTTTGCCCGTCACGCAGCTCGAATTCAAACCCGCCGCAACGATGCAAGGACCGGAGACCGTCACGTAGCCCTGATCCCACGCCCGTTGGAACAGTCAGGAGGCAACGATGGTGCCGAATATCTTGCGCGCGCCCGTCCCCGGCCAGGTCTGGCCGGCAAGGTCGCGGC from Candidatus Tanganyikabacteria bacterium harbors:
- a CDS encoding flippase; translated protein: MPNRLTLNTALQMFSRLLELACGIVVNAALARHWGSTVFGQTGLVTGIAGLCSFLFDLGLGTLLVREISRDRRRARHFVVNGLVALVPLSILGTGCVVGIGLIAGSAALLPALLLAGLLMALSAATQVVRASFYAFERMEFESLAVAVDRLAYLAAGLWLAWQPPSIPALFALLAACKALNLAICSVAYRRAIAPQADPPAPALGTQAGLLRQGLPFGFNLVFSTIYVSADIVLLSALVGGANAGHYRAASMLVVPLTLLAVSLNTAIFPRMSASALHGRGGVAGYASFAVRIVTAAGIPLAVFVGLFAPQIVAVLYGPGYGPAVLMLQVLALVIPVRFLNHSLATALTACDRQLWRTVCAGIAALVNVALTVMLISRWQGLGACIATVLTDLYMVALLWLCLRRELGPESRFAPPAALQSLFISGLILVPLVALEVPLLPAAAVMALMYPLLLVRAGILSEGEIRLLAKRADS
- a CDS encoding glycosyltransferase family 4 protein is translated as MRLAMVALSCPAGGMLHYSSQLANALSRDTDLAFYTPWQPDLATYFDRRIALRRIVPLNRAGDRKGLLTRQVNPFLHLATARQILRHQPGIVHLVTDHPANSLVVRALRLLGHRAVVLTHHDPVRHPGETSRLKDVLTGMTVAAADRVVVHGDTLARDLAAQGVPSTKVVAIPHGDYGFLRRHASGAPEEPLILCFGRILPYKGLDVLCRAERLLGDQLGEYRICIAGAGDPACFAGEIGPSGRVSVRAEFLPDAEVASLFERARLVVLPYTQATQSGVLAVAFAFGKPAIVSDVGGLPEAVGYGRAGRIVPAGDPAALAAAIAGLWHDPAARAALGQAGRERISAEIGWPIVASRHLEMYRDLGSKGASSTLPVRAAPSGS